One genomic segment of Bradyrhizobium diazoefficiens includes these proteins:
- a CDS encoding alcohol dehydrogenase has product MKSYKVADFKAPLQEFDEATPQPPGTQVLIKVKAAGVCHSDLHIWEGGYDLGHGRKPLSLKDRGINLPLTMGHETVGEVLAFGPDVKPTDQGDLKLGDVGLVYPWIGCGKCATCLGGDENMCLTPRSLGVYCDGGYSDHMLVPHPRYLLNLRGLDPATTAPYACSGVTTYSALKKVEQHFDTPIVMFGAGGLGLMALSLLKAMGGKGAIMVDIDARKREAAEQAGALATVDPKAADALEQLAKKAGGPIGAVIDLVGNAATTQLGFDCLTKGGKLVIVGLFGGGATWALPLIPIKAVTIQGSYVGNLRETQELLDLVRTRKVPPIPVTTAPLAKANDALLQLQQGAVVGRTVLMP; this is encoded by the coding sequence ATGAAGAGTTACAAGGTCGCCGATTTCAAGGCGCCGCTGCAGGAGTTCGACGAGGCCACGCCGCAGCCGCCGGGCACGCAGGTGCTGATCAAGGTGAAGGCCGCCGGCGTCTGCCACAGCGACCTCCACATCTGGGAAGGCGGCTACGATCTCGGCCACGGCCGCAAGCCGCTGTCGCTGAAGGACCGCGGCATCAATTTGCCGCTGACCATGGGCCACGAGACCGTCGGCGAGGTCCTCGCGTTCGGTCCTGATGTGAAGCCGACCGATCAGGGCGATCTCAAGCTTGGCGACGTTGGCCTGGTCTATCCCTGGATCGGCTGCGGCAAATGCGCGACCTGCCTTGGCGGTGACGAGAACATGTGCCTGACGCCGCGCTCGCTCGGCGTCTATTGCGACGGCGGCTATTCCGACCACATGCTGGTGCCGCATCCGCGCTACCTGCTCAATCTGAGGGGACTCGATCCCGCGACCACCGCGCCTTATGCCTGTTCGGGCGTCACCACCTACAGCGCGCTGAAGAAGGTCGAGCAGCATTTTGACACGCCGATCGTGATGTTCGGCGCCGGCGGCCTCGGCCTGATGGCGCTGTCGCTGCTCAAGGCGATGGGCGGCAAGGGCGCGATCATGGTCGACATCGACGCCAGGAAGCGCGAGGCCGCGGAGCAGGCCGGCGCGCTTGCGACCGTCGATCCCAAGGCAGCCGATGCGCTGGAGCAGCTCGCGAAGAAAGCGGGCGGGCCGATCGGCGCCGTGATCGACCTCGTCGGCAATGCCGCGACGACCCAGCTCGGCTTCGATTGCCTCACCAAGGGCGGCAAGCTCGTCATCGTCGGCCTGTTCGGCGGCGGCGCGACCTGGGCGCTGCCGCTGATTCCGATCAAGGCGGTGACGATCCAGGGCAGCTATGTCGGAAATTTGCGCGAGACGCAGGAGCTGCTCGATCTCGTGCGCACCAGGAAGGTGCCGCCGATCCCGGTGACGACGGCACCGCTCGCCAAGGCCAACGACGCGCTGCTGCAATTGCAGCAGGGCGCGGTGGTCGGCCGCACGGTGCTGATGCCGTAA
- a CDS encoding PRC-barrel domain-containing protein: MRTIGALVLSMAVVAGLTVAVSRAAEEQPAAAPTTSPSEANAPATAQPPATTVPVTPKDAAPPPSVTIIGASDAHGVLGRDVRSAADEDMGRIVDVIVDRTGHVRAAVIDFGGFLGVGSRKIVVDWNALRFGKITNKKDSITLELTKAQVAAAPEYKEDTPMVVLGASGSLQPLQAVQ, encoded by the coding sequence ATGCGTACGATCGGAGCGTTGGTCCTGAGCATGGCGGTCGTCGCGGGCCTGACGGTCGCGGTCTCGCGCGCCGCGGAGGAGCAGCCCGCGGCGGCCCCGACGACGTCCCCGAGCGAAGCGAATGCGCCGGCCACCGCTCAGCCGCCGGCCACCACTGTGCCTGTAACGCCGAAGGACGCCGCGCCGCCGCCCTCGGTGACCATCATCGGTGCGAGCGACGCACACGGCGTGCTCGGCCGCGACGTGCGCAGCGCCGCCGACGAGGACATGGGCCGCATCGTCGACGTCATCGTCGACCGCACCGGCCACGTGCGCGCCGCCGTGATCGATTTCGGCGGCTTCCTCGGCGTCGGCAGCCGCAAGATCGTGGTGGACTGGAATGCGCTTCGTTTCGGCAAGATCACCAACAAGAAGGACAGCATCACGCTGGAGCTGACCAAGGCGCAGGTCGCCGCCGCGCCGGAATACAAGGAAGACACGCCGATGGTCGTGCTCGGCGCCTCCGGCAGTCTTCAACCGCTGCAAGCGGTCCAGTGA
- the glgA gene encoding glycogen synthase GlgA, translating to MDDFVRVGGLGAVSAALPRALRPFADIRVMLPGYRDIIEQLTHIQVVGRCPAFAEMPACSLGRAATKDGVPVYVLLCSQLYDRPGNPYGDETGRDWPDNDIRFARFASAAAELAMGNLDKDWAADLIHANDWQASLVPAYLAWRGAKLPSILTIHNLAYQGLFPKESLRRIGVPESSFHIDGVEFYDQLSFLKAGLVYASHLTTVSGTYAREITTEEFGCGLEGLLRVRSDAAELTGILNGIDESWDPRYCAQLAQQFGAGDWAGKKANADYVRKQFGLAVSRGPMFAIVARLVHQKGIDLVLSAADQIVDAGGQIVVTGSGEPALEQALINAHRRRPDAIGVTIGFNDAQARRIFAGSDFTLMPSRFEPCGLSQMYAQRFGSLPIGHQTGGLAETITDGETGFLFSRPSHESFLGGVRRAFEAFMAHDQLDTMRRSAMGRSFSWSISAGSYSALYRKLASA from the coding sequence ATGGACGACTTTGTCCGCGTCGGCGGGCTTGGAGCCGTTTCCGCCGCCCTCCCCCGAGCACTCCGCCCCTTCGCCGATATCCGGGTCATGCTGCCCGGCTACCGCGACATCATCGAACAACTCACGCATATTCAGGTCGTTGGCCGCTGTCCGGCGTTCGCCGAGATGCCGGCCTGCTCGCTCGGCCGGGCCGCGACCAAGGACGGCGTGCCGGTCTATGTGCTGTTGTGCTCGCAACTCTACGACCGGCCCGGTAATCCCTATGGCGACGAAACCGGGCGCGACTGGCCGGACAATGACATCCGCTTTGCGCGCTTCGCCTCGGCCGCCGCTGAGCTGGCCATGGGCAATCTGGACAAGGATTGGGCAGCAGACCTGATCCACGCCAACGACTGGCAGGCCTCGCTCGTGCCGGCCTATCTCGCCTGGCGCGGCGCCAAGCTGCCGTCGATCCTGACCATCCACAATCTCGCCTATCAGGGCCTCTTCCCGAAGGAGTCGCTGCGGCGGATCGGGGTCCCCGAAAGCTCCTTCCACATCGACGGCGTCGAGTTCTACGACCAGCTCTCCTTCCTCAAGGCCGGCCTCGTCTACGCCTCGCATCTCACCACTGTCAGCGGCACCTATGCCCGCGAGATCACGACCGAGGAATTCGGCTGCGGTCTCGAAGGCCTGCTTCGCGTCCGCTCGGACGCTGCCGAGCTCACCGGCATCCTCAACGGCATCGACGAGAGCTGGGACCCGCGCTATTGCGCCCAGCTCGCCCAGCAGTTCGGCGCCGGCGACTGGGCCGGCAAGAAAGCCAATGCGGATTACGTGCGCAAGCAGTTTGGTCTCGCGGTCTCGCGCGGACCGATGTTCGCGATCGTGGCCCGCCTCGTGCACCAGAAGGGCATCGACCTCGTGCTGTCGGCCGCCGACCAGATCGTCGATGCCGGCGGGCAGATCGTGGTCACGGGCTCCGGCGAGCCCGCGCTGGAGCAGGCGCTGATCAACGCGCATCGCCGCCGGCCCGACGCCATCGGTGTCACCATCGGCTTCAACGACGCCCAGGCGCGCCGCATCTTCGCCGGCAGTGATTTCACATTGATGCCGTCGCGCTTCGAGCCCTGCGGCCTCAGCCAGATGTACGCCCAGCGCTTCGGCTCGCTGCCGATCGGCCACCAGACCGGCGGCCTTGCCGAAACCATCACCGACGGCGAGACCGGCTTCCTGTTCTCGAGACCCTCACACGAATCCTTCTTGGGCGGCGTCCGCCGCGCCTTCGAGGCCTTCATGGCCCACGACCAGCTCGACACCATGCGCCGCAGCGCCATGGGCCGCTCGTTCTCCTGGAGCATCTCGGCGGGAAGTTACAGCGCGCTGTATCGGAAGCTGGCGTCGGCGTGA
- a CDS encoding oxygenase MpaB family protein, whose protein sequence is MVSENDLELALEQVRTEAAGPVAGVFGPDTVTWRIDREAAVFLGAGRALLLQLAHPWVAAAIAEHSTTFVDPIGRFHRTFDVVFAMVFGSLDRALLSARQLHRRHTMIVGKMPETVGPFAAGSRYCANDIPSLRWVHATLVESALMAHDLVLPPLSIEERERYWAESRTFGALFGLTGDDLPADWSGFAAYNAAMAQSETLTVSPAAQEIAAQILGGARPWLRPPRWYRALTAKMLPERLRAGFALSLDERDVRSADTALRWIRRVYPRLPDRLRYASPYQEAQARLRGEAQPDWMTRCLNRAWIGRSQMNQRGKG, encoded by the coding sequence TTGGTATCCGAGAACGATCTGGAATTGGCCCTCGAGCAAGTCCGCACTGAGGCGGCGGGACCGGTTGCCGGCGTATTCGGCCCTGACACGGTGACCTGGCGGATCGACCGCGAAGCCGCCGTCTTCCTCGGCGCCGGCCGCGCGCTGCTGCTTCAACTGGCGCATCCCTGGGTCGCGGCCGCCATCGCCGAGCACTCGACGACCTTTGTCGATCCGATCGGCCGCTTCCACCGCACCTTCGACGTCGTCTTCGCCATGGTGTTCGGCTCGCTGGATCGGGCGCTGCTGTCGGCCCGGCAGCTGCATCGGCGCCACACCATGATCGTCGGCAAGATGCCTGAGACCGTCGGCCCGTTCGCGGCCGGCTCGCGTTATTGCGCCAACGACATCCCGTCACTGCGCTGGGTTCACGCCACGCTTGTCGAGTCCGCGCTGATGGCGCACGACCTCGTTCTGCCGCCGCTCTCGATAGAGGAGCGCGAGCGCTACTGGGCCGAGAGCCGGACCTTTGGCGCGCTGTTCGGACTGACGGGCGATGATCTGCCCGCCGATTGGTCCGGCTTCGCAGCCTACAACGCCGCGATGGCCCAGTCGGAGACGCTGACCGTCAGTCCGGCGGCGCAGGAGATCGCCGCGCAGATTCTTGGCGGTGCGCGGCCGTGGTTGCGGCCGCCGCGCTGGTATCGGGCGCTCACGGCCAAGATGCTGCCGGAGCGCCTGCGCGCCGGCTTCGCGCTTTCGCTCGATGAACGGGACGTCAGGTCTGCCGACACCGCGCTGCGATGGATCCGGCGCGTCTATCCGAGATTGCCGGACAGGCTGCGCTATGCCAGCCCCTACCAGGAAGCGCAGGCACGGTTGCGGGGCGAGGCTCAGCCCGACTGGATGACACGGTGTCTCAACCGCGCCTGGATCGGCCGGTCGCAGATGAATCAGCGCGGGAAGGGGTGA
- a CDS encoding amylo-alpha-1,6-glucosidase, whose product MAAEAVTQIISVSQTVEAVAEQTFYIPMTGPAARPRRSLKHDDTFIVLDSHGDIGASAGGPDGLFHYDTRYLARLELVLDDLQPLLLGSNLRDDNSALTVDLTNPDIYRQGRLVFQKDLLHIVRTIFLWRGTAYQRIGVQNHGEQRASFELTLLFDNDFADLFEVRGERRPRRGTGTSKLLGPTDVLFEYRGLDEAERRTGLHFDPRPTRLSVNAATWQLELDPHESKSLFVAVSCNRPVAEKPARFFRGLLAHRREMRQSTMGAASIETSNNIFNEVLCQAMADLNMLMTETPQGRYPYAGIPWYSTTFGRDGLITALQMLWVDPRIAKGVLRRLAHFQAKAVDPLADAAPGKILHEMRGGEMAALGEVPFSQYYGSVDSTALFILLAGSYFERTGDEATLIELWPAIEAGLAWIDGPGDPDQDGFVEYQRATEKGLANQGWKDSYDAIFHADGQLAEGNIALAEVQGYVYAAKQLAARCALRLGKPDRMRKLEAEAKALAERFEQAFWCEELGTYALALDGNKRPCKVRTSNAGQVLFSGMIREDRARLVAADLMRPHFFSGWGIRTVARGEVRYNPMSYHDGSIWPHDNALIALGLARYGLKHSVAHVFKGLFDAATYMDLRRLPELFCGFRREKRRGPTLYPVACAPQAWASATPFTLLEAALGIEFDVARGEIRLRNPHLPAFLNEVILRDLRLGESSVDLRVSRHGHDVALEVLRTRGRIQVSIVLAH is encoded by the coding sequence ATGGCAGCCGAAGCCGTCACCCAGATCATTTCCGTATCGCAGACGGTGGAGGCCGTCGCGGAGCAGACCTTCTACATTCCGATGACGGGGCCCGCTGCGCGTCCGCGGCGGTCCCTCAAGCACGACGACACCTTCATCGTGCTCGACAGCCATGGCGACATCGGCGCCTCGGCCGGCGGGCCGGACGGCCTGTTTCACTACGACACGCGCTATCTGGCGCGGCTGGAGCTCGTGCTCGACGATCTCCAGCCGCTGCTGCTCGGCTCGAATCTGCGTGACGACAATTCGGCGCTGACCGTCGATCTCACCAACCCCGACATCTATCGCCAGGGCCGCCTCGTCTTCCAGAAGGACCTGCTGCACATCGTGCGCACGATCTTTCTCTGGCGCGGCACCGCATACCAGCGCATCGGCGTGCAGAACCATGGCGAGCAGCGCGCCAGCTTCGAGCTGACGCTGTTGTTCGACAACGACTTTGCCGATTTGTTCGAGGTCCGCGGCGAGCGGCGCCCGCGCCGCGGCACCGGCACGAGCAAGCTGCTCGGGCCGACCGACGTGCTGTTCGAATATCGCGGCCTCGACGAGGCCGAGCGCAGGACGGGATTGCATTTCGACCCGCGCCCGACGCGGCTGTCGGTGAACGCCGCGACCTGGCAGCTCGAGCTCGATCCGCATGAATCGAAATCGCTGTTCGTGGCGGTGTCCTGCAACCGGCCGGTCGCCGAGAAGCCGGCGCGTTTCTTCAGGGGCCTTTTGGCCCATCGCCGCGAGATGCGGCAATCGACGATGGGCGCTGCCAGCATCGAAACCTCAAACAACATCTTCAACGAGGTGCTGTGCCAGGCCATGGCCGACCTCAACATGCTGATGACGGAGACGCCGCAGGGGCGCTACCCCTATGCCGGCATTCCCTGGTACTCGACGACGTTCGGCCGCGACGGGCTGATCACCGCGCTCCAGATGCTGTGGGTCGACCCGCGTATCGCCAAGGGCGTGCTGCGGCGCCTTGCGCATTTCCAGGCCAAGGCGGTCGATCCGCTCGCCGACGCCGCGCCCGGAAAGATCCTGCACGAAATGCGCGGCGGCGAGATGGCGGCGCTGGGCGAGGTGCCGTTCTCGCAATATTACGGCAGCGTCGATTCCACCGCACTGTTCATCCTGCTCGCCGGAAGCTATTTCGAGCGTACCGGTGACGAGGCCACGCTGATCGAGCTCTGGCCCGCGATCGAGGCGGGGCTGGCCTGGATCGACGGTCCCGGCGATCCCGACCAGGATGGTTTCGTCGAATACCAGCGCGCGACGGAGAAGGGGCTGGCCAACCAGGGCTGGAAGGATTCCTACGACGCGATCTTTCATGCCGACGGCCAGCTTGCGGAAGGCAATATCGCGCTTGCCGAAGTCCAGGGCTATGTCTACGCCGCCAAGCAGCTCGCCGCGCGTTGCGCGCTGCGGCTCGGCAAGCCGGACCGGATGCGCAAGCTCGAGGCCGAAGCCAAGGCGCTGGCCGAGCGCTTCGAGCAGGCGTTCTGGTGCGAGGAGCTCGGCACCTATGCGCTCGCGCTCGACGGCAACAAGCGGCCCTGCAAGGTGCGGACCTCGAATGCCGGGCAGGTGCTGTTCAGCGGCATGATCCGCGAGGATCGCGCCCGCCTCGTTGCCGCCGATCTGATGCGGCCGCATTTCTTCTCGGGCTGGGGCATCCGCACCGTCGCGCGCGGCGAGGTGCGCTACAACCCGATGTCCTATCACGACGGCTCGATCTGGCCGCACGACAATGCGTTGATCGCGCTTGGGCTCGCGCGCTACGGCCTCAAGCATTCGGTGGCGCATGTGTTCAAGGGTCTGTTCGATGCTGCGACCTATATGGATTTGCGCCGGCTGCCCGAGCTGTTCTGCGGCTTCCGCCGCGAGAAGCGGCGCGGCCCGACGCTCTATCCGGTCGCCTGCGCGCCGCAGGCCTGGGCGAGCGCGACGCCGTTCACGCTGCTGGAGGCGGCGCTCGGCATCGAATTCGATGTTGCGCGCGGCGAGATCCGGCTGCGCAATCCGCATCTGCCGGCGTTTCTGAACGAGGTGATCCTGCGCGATCTGCGCCTTGGCGAGTCCAGTGTGGATCTGCGCGTCAGCCGCCACGGCCACGATGTCGCGCTGGAGGTTTTGCGCACGCGCGGCCGGATCCAGGTCTCGATCGTGCTGGCGCACTAG
- a CDS encoding CaiB/BaiF CoA transferase family protein, protein MQLADKHEGTTTKAFAGLRVLDFSTTIAGPHCARMLADMGAEVIKIETDGGETMRTRPPLRKGCSTVFGQLNVGKKSVVLDLKSEDGKEAVRRLAATADVLVENFRPGVMRRLRLDYDRMRVLNPKLIYCSISGYGQSGPSAELPAYAPVIHAASGYDMAHLAYQPGRNRPDYCGIYHADVITGTYGFGAIASALYQRTVSGQGQHIDVSMLESMLTLTLTELQSAQFAVKPPPRPMFGPTETANGYVMITIASEKTFQELMGVIGRPEWIVDARFATYGARRDNWADLMDGVEAWSRQLSTAACLAALGAAGVPASAYRTVAEALADPQLAHRQALSAVEDEGGSFQVLNLPFRMSGADTAPGRTMAALGQHTRELREAIGLADDAPIPSGKTAVRG, encoded by the coding sequence ATGCAGCTAGCAGATAAGCATGAGGGGACGACGACAAAGGCCTTTGCCGGCCTCAGAGTGCTGGATTTTTCGACCACCATCGCCGGTCCCCATTGCGCGCGGATGCTCGCCGACATGGGGGCGGAGGTCATCAAGATCGAGACCGACGGCGGCGAGACGATGCGGACCCGGCCGCCGCTGCGCAAGGGCTGCAGCACCGTGTTCGGCCAGCTCAATGTCGGCAAGAAGAGCGTCGTGCTCGACCTCAAGTCGGAGGACGGCAAGGAGGCGGTCCGCCGGCTGGCCGCGACCGCGGACGTCCTGGTTGAGAATTTTCGCCCCGGCGTGATGCGCCGGCTGCGGCTCGACTACGACAGGATGCGCGTGCTCAACCCGAAGCTGATCTATTGCTCGATCTCGGGCTACGGCCAGAGCGGGCCGTCGGCCGAGCTGCCGGCCTATGCGCCGGTGATCCATGCGGCCTCCGGCTACGACATGGCGCATCTCGCCTACCAGCCCGGCCGCAATCGCCCGGACTATTGCGGCATCTATCATGCCGACGTCATCACCGGCACTTACGGCTTCGGCGCGATCGCCTCTGCGCTCTATCAGCGCACCGTCAGCGGGCAGGGCCAGCACATCGACGTCTCCATGTTGGAATCGATGCTGACGCTGACCTTGACCGAGTTGCAGAGTGCGCAATTCGCGGTGAAGCCGCCGCCGCGACCGATGTTCGGGCCGACCGAGACTGCGAACGGCTATGTCATGATCACCATCGCTAGCGAGAAGACGTTTCAGGAATTAATGGGGGTGATCGGCCGCCCGGAATGGATCGTCGATGCCCGCTTCGCCACCTATGGCGCGCGTCGCGACAATTGGGCGGACCTGATGGACGGGGTCGAAGCCTGGTCGCGGCAGCTTTCGACCGCGGCATGTCTCGCCGCGCTTGGCGCGGCCGGCGTGCCGGCTTCGGCCTACCGCACCGTGGCCGAAGCGCTGGCCGATCCGCAGCTCGCGCACCGGCAGGCGCTCTCTGCTGTCGAGGACGAAGGCGGCTCGTTCCAGGTGCTCAATCTGCCGTTCCGGATGTCGGGCGCCGACACCGCGCCGGGCAGGACGATGGCCGCGCTCGGTCAGCACACGCGCGAATTGCGCGAAGCGATCGGCCTCGCCGACGACGCGCCAATTCCGTCGGGCAAAACCGCCGTGCGAGGCTGA
- a CDS encoding isocitrate/isopropylmalate dehydrogenase family protein, translating into MSANNTFHVAVLAGDGIGPEVMAPAIEVLRKIEQKSDLRFRFTEAPAGANHYLATGKSMSDSTIKLCEEADAILLGACGLPSVRYPDNTEIAPQIELRFIFDLYAGVRPARLIPGVPSPIVGADARGIDLVVIRESTEGLFASMGKGIVTHEDARETLVITRKTSERLFEFSFRLAERRKARGKPGSLACVDKANVFKAFAFFRRIFDEAARRHPDVKIDHLYVDACSAMLVKRPWDFDVMVMENMFGDIVSDITASLIGGLGMAPSADIGDKYAVFQPCHGTAPDIMGQGKANPTGMILSAAMMLDWLADKHGIESAAEAGETIERAVDRIYAGGIKPMEFGGSNGTADITKAVLAAL; encoded by the coding sequence ATGTCCGCAAACAACACCTTCCACGTCGCCGTGCTTGCCGGCGACGGTATCGGCCCTGAGGTCATGGCGCCGGCCATCGAGGTGCTGCGCAAAATCGAACAGAAATCGGACTTGCGCTTCCGCTTCACCGAGGCGCCGGCTGGCGCCAACCATTATCTCGCGACTGGCAAATCGATGTCCGACTCCACCATCAAGCTGTGCGAGGAGGCTGACGCGATCCTGCTCGGGGCCTGCGGCCTGCCGTCAGTGCGCTACCCTGATAATACCGAGATCGCGCCGCAGATCGAGCTGCGCTTCATCTTCGACCTCTATGCCGGCGTCCGTCCGGCGCGGCTCATTCCGGGCGTGCCGAGCCCGATCGTCGGCGCCGATGCGCGCGGCATCGATCTCGTGGTCATCAGGGAATCCACCGAAGGCCTGTTCGCCTCGATGGGCAAGGGCATCGTCACCCATGAGGATGCGCGCGAAACCCTGGTGATCACGCGCAAGACCTCCGAGCGCCTGTTCGAGTTCTCGTTCCGTCTCGCCGAGCGGCGCAAGGCGCGTGGCAAGCCGGGGTCGCTTGCCTGCGTCGACAAGGCGAACGTGTTCAAGGCGTTTGCGTTCTTCCGCCGGATCTTTGACGAGGCCGCCAGGCGGCATCCGGACGTGAAGATCGATCACCTCTATGTCGACGCCTGTTCGGCCATGCTGGTCAAGCGTCCCTGGGATTTCGACGTGATGGTGATGGAGAACATGTTCGGCGACATCGTCTCGGACATCACCGCCAGCCTGATCGGCGGCCTCGGCATGGCGCCGTCGGCGGACATCGGCGACAAATACGCGGTGTTCCAGCCCTGCCATGGCACCGCCCCCGATATCATGGGGCAGGGCAAGGCCAATCCCACCGGCATGATCCTGTCCGCGGCGATGATGCTGGATTGGCTCGCAGACAAGCACGGCATCGAGAGCGCGGCGGAAGCCGGCGAGACGATCGAGCGCGCGGTCGATCGGATCTACGCCGGCGGCATCAAGCCGATGGAGTTCGGCGGCAGCAACGGCACGGCCGACATTACGAAAGCGGTGCTTGCGGCGCTGTAG
- a CDS encoding MFS transporter — translation MLLSRKPNHADRGGHVERHDVAALPLAVIPAPSRQSLRGLDWFIFFLADVQTGFGPFIAVYLTTQKWTQVEIGLVLSIGGIVALIGQMPGGAIIDAAKSERLVAALAIATIGCCALAYAAMPIFAVVVTAATLHAAASCVLGPAIAAISLGLVGPLAIGERLGRNARFASLGNGVAAAVMGTAGYLLSSRSVFLVTFLLAIPTLIALSRIREEEVDIARCHGEMPREAPVPGDTNIWHLIRQKPLIVFALSVLLLQLANAAMMPLMASAVTARSSQWATVLVAFCIVVPQAIVALLSPTVGRKAQLWGRRPLLLIGFGALTIRGLLFATVRDPYLLVAVQVFDGITAAVFAVMIPLIVADVAFGSGHFNLAQGIVGTATGIGASLSTALGGYVSDKFGNATAFIGLSGIAATGLLLILLVMPETRRTGIAAKELAG, via the coding sequence GTGCTCTTGTCGAGGAAGCCGAACCATGCGGACCGCGGCGGCCACGTTGAACGGCACGACGTCGCCGCGCTGCCGCTTGCGGTCATTCCGGCGCCGTCGCGCCAGAGCCTACGCGGCCTCGACTGGTTCATCTTCTTTCTCGCCGACGTGCAGACCGGATTTGGTCCGTTCATCGCGGTTTATCTCACGACGCAGAAATGGACCCAGGTCGAGATCGGCCTCGTGCTGTCGATCGGCGGCATCGTCGCCCTGATCGGGCAGATGCCGGGCGGCGCCATCATCGATGCCGCGAAATCCGAGCGCCTGGTCGCAGCGCTTGCGATTGCGACCATCGGCTGCTGCGCGCTCGCCTACGCCGCGATGCCGATTTTCGCCGTGGTGGTGACCGCGGCGACGCTGCACGCCGCGGCGAGCTGCGTGCTGGGCCCTGCGATTGCGGCCATCAGCCTCGGCCTCGTCGGCCCGCTCGCGATTGGAGAGCGGCTCGGCCGCAACGCGCGGTTTGCCTCGCTCGGCAACGGCGTCGCCGCCGCGGTGATGGGCACGGCCGGTTACCTGTTGTCGAGCCGCTCGGTGTTCCTGGTCACCTTCCTCTTGGCGATTCCGACCCTGATTGCGCTGTCGCGCATTCGCGAGGAGGAGGTCGACATCGCGCGCTGTCACGGCGAGATGCCGCGCGAGGCGCCGGTTCCCGGCGACACGAATATCTGGCACCTGATCCGGCAGAAGCCGCTCATCGTGTTTGCGCTGAGCGTGTTGCTGCTGCAATTGGCGAACGCCGCGATGATGCCGCTGATGGCGAGCGCGGTGACGGCGCGGTCGAGCCAGTGGGCGACGGTGCTCGTCGCCTTCTGCATTGTCGTGCCGCAGGCGATCGTGGCGCTGCTGTCGCCGACGGTCGGGCGCAAGGCGCAACTCTGGGGCCGCCGGCCGCTGCTGCTGATCGGGTTCGGCGCGCTGACGATTCGCGGCCTGTTGTTCGCGACCGTGCGCGATCCGTATCTCCTGGTCGCGGTGCAGGTGTTCGACGGCATCACGGCCGCCGTGTTCGCGGTGATGATCCCGCTGATCGTTGCCGACGTCGCTTTCGGCAGCGGGCACTTCAACCTGGCGCAAGGAATCGTCGGCACCGCGACCGGCATCGGCGCATCGCTGAGCACCGCGCTCGGCGGCTATGTCAGCGACAAGTTCGGCAATGCCACCGCCTTCATCGGGCTGTCCGGCATCGCAGCGACGGGGCTCCTGCTGATCCTGCTGGTGATGCCGGAAACCAGGCGAACCGGCATCGCGGCAAAAGAGCTGGCCGGCTGA